The Lycium barbarum isolate Lr01 chromosome 4, ASM1917538v2, whole genome shotgun sequence nucleotide sequence TCTAACAGTGACCTAGTTTCATTGCTTTGACAAATGATGTTCTTTGACATTGTTATATGACAGAGATGGGTGAGGTTAAGGGAGCTGTTCCAGTTCCAGAGTCGGTACTGAAGAAGCAGAAAAGGAGCGAGGAATGGGCTCTTTCTAAGACACAAGAGCTTGTAGCTGCAAAGAAGAAGAGTGCTGAGAACCGGAAATTGATCTACAACAGAGCTAAGCAGTATGCTTCGGAGTACGAGCAGCAGGTTGGTCAAACCTCACTCACCCTTGGATCATGTTCTTCTTTTGCGTGCCAAGCCTAGTAATTAGTTTTCAATTGCTGTTTTTTAGGAAAAGGAGTTGATTCGTTTGAAGCGCGAGGCTAGACTGAAGGGTGGTTTCTATGTTGACCCTGAGGCAAAGCTCTTGTTTATCATTAGGATCCGTGGGTAAGAGCTCTTATTGTGGTTGTTCTTTTAAGCGTTGAGATCACTGGTATTGTAATGCTAAtcattagaatttatatttcttAGGATTAACGCTATGCCGCCACAGACCAAAAAGATATTGCAGCTTCTACGGTTGAGACAGGTAACTACTCAGAAAACTCTAGGTAGTTTAAAGTTATCAGTTAGAATTGGATAGTTTTTTAGTCTATGCACCTTTCGTTTTAGTTGTTAGTTCTCTTATTTTACTTGAAATATACCATAAAAGTGGTTGTTCTTTGTTGTTGTTTCAAATTTGGAACAGAATCTTTATTTAACTGGAAATATACCATGAATGAGACTTTACTTGGAACAGTCTACTTATAGGTTTTTTTGCTGAACTTGCTCAAACTGTTTGATCTGCAGCCAAACAATTGTGGTTAATCGTTCAAATTCTACGTTATTATTCTTCATGACCTTTTCTTTTCCATGAAAAATGAATTTGTAGTTTCTTTGCATCTTGGTTTTGGTGTGGCAGATTCATTAAGATTTTATTTAATATCTTAAGGTCACTTTCCATTATTGTAACTGTGTGATTCTCTTACTCCCATGTTGATGGCAGATCTTTAATGGTGTCTTTTTGAAAGTCAACAAAGCCACAGTAAACATGCTTCACAGGGTTGAACCATATGTTACCTATGGGTAGGTTATCACTTTAGAGTTTTGTAATCACCTCTGGAGCCTTTTGCTGTTGATCTGTTATTTATGTGCATTGGTTTTACTCTTTCAGTTATCCCAACCTAAAAAGTATTAGAGAGTTGATCTACAAGAGAGGTTATGGGAAAGTTGACAAGCAGAGAATTGCTTTAACTGACAACGCTGTCATTGAGCAGGTCAGTCTCTGAAACCACTGCAGTTTTTGAATTGAATGTCTCTCGTGTTTTGTTGATATCTCATTCTGATTATTACACCTGTTGCAGGTATTGGGTAAACATGGAATTATCTGCATGGAAGACCTAGTCCACGAGATCTTGACTGTTGGACCCCATTTCAAGGAGGCCAACAACTTCCTATGGCCGTTCCAGCTGAAGGCACCTTTAGGCGGactgaagaagaaaagaaatcaCTATGTTGAAGGAGGTGATGCTGGTAACCGTGAGAACTTTATCAATGAACTTATTAGGAGGATGAACTAAGACTGTTGGAAATTTTTCTGTGTTAGGAGCTCTCTTTTATCTCATCCTTTTAGACCTTTTTGGGGTATTGAAGTGATAAACAGCTTCAGATTTTCTGCCTTTATTTGAGATTGTTTAGAGTTATGACAGTATACGTCTATGATGATGGTTTTTCCGCAGGAAACATATCTGTGTCAAATTGTTATCTTTATATTTTGAAGTTCCTGTGCTTTAGTACCTTGAATGTGATCATGAAACTTCCAATACTTTTGGGGGCATGAGAAATGTTAGTAAATTGATGAGGTTCCAAAGAGAGCCAGATTTTGTGGTTTACTTTGAGTAAGAAGAGGTTATGCTATAGCAGTTTTGAGGAAGCTTTTGAATATGATCAGTCACAAGCCAAGAATACTAAAAAAGTATTTTAAAGACGGCCACATATAACGGGTAATTTGGTTTTTGCATTTGGTGTTATTGTTGCCTCTTTTTGGTAATGTTTCAGGCTTTCAGCCTTCTAAATATAGTGTCTTTGATGGTGCTATTCTTTTatcccctattttttttttaaaatatgagtTGTTGTAGGGTTAGTGGCAGGAGAAAGGAGTTCAATTCTTTTACTCGTAGTGTAGATGATAGGGGAAAGCAGTTGAACATAAACGAAGAAAGCAGAAAAGGCGGGGTAACCATTGATGCAGATGGCGGAAAACAGAAAGAGCTCTGTTCTCTATGTTGTGACTTCTATTTGAATTATCCTTCCATAACTTGGCGCTTGgaattaggggtgttcatggttcggtttgggtcggttattggttaaaaccataaccaaaccaatttagtcggtttttaaatgtctaaaaccataaccaaaccaagtaaaataataaccaccggtttggttattgtcggtttggttcggtttggttcggtttttcggtttatgactagccgtgacaattcaaatattctctctctacattcttcaaatttcttatgaaactCTTTTTTCCTCATAGCTCACAAGGGTgaatcaggtggaccaaacttgcaacgcagtttagattcaaaagaacaagtcaaacagaggtttcaaaatacaatcaacccttatgcttacgacttattagagttggacttggattgttggacatattcttttaagacatgggccttaaaaataagtagaccaaaattaaattaataattaaaaggtataaaatatctttaattatttatgaaaagctaatattatacatataaataattataaattttatgtatataattatcggtttggttcagttatttattcggttattttttactataaccataaccaaaccaaatattatcggtttttcaaatttaaaaccaaaccaaaccaaactaaaccaaatgtcgattattttattcgatttggttaaattttcggtttggttttggttttaaccaaa carries:
- the LOC132635488 gene encoding large ribosomal subunit protein uL30y-like isoform X1 — encoded protein: MTEMGEVKGAVPVPESVLKKQKRSEEWALSKTQELVAAKKKSAENRKLIYNRAKQYASEYEQQEKELIRLKREARLKGGFYVDPEAKLLFIIRIRGINAMPPQTKKILQLLRLRQIFNGVFLKVNKATVNMLHRVEPYVTYGYPNLKSIRELIYKRGYGKVDKQRIALTDNAVIEQVLGKHGIICMEDLVHEILTVGPHFKEANNFLWPFQLKAPLGGLKKKRNHYVEGGDAGNRENFINELIRRMN
- the LOC132635488 gene encoding large ribosomal subunit protein uL30y-like isoform X2, coding for MGEVKGAVPVPESVLKKQKRSEEWALSKTQELVAAKKKSAENRKLIYNRAKQYASEYEQQEKELIRLKREARLKGGFYVDPEAKLLFIIRIRGINAMPPQTKKILQLLRLRQIFNGVFLKVNKATVNMLHRVEPYVTYGYPNLKSIRELIYKRGYGKVDKQRIALTDNAVIEQVLGKHGIICMEDLVHEILTVGPHFKEANNFLWPFQLKAPLGGLKKKRNHYVEGGDAGNRENFINELIRRMN